A region of Triplophysa dalaica isolate WHDGS20190420 chromosome 18, ASM1584641v1, whole genome shotgun sequence DNA encodes the following proteins:
- the inpp5l gene encoding inositol polyphosphate-5-phosphatase A: MEIYTDVLLVTANVGSLFDNVGEIEGDWLREFSTVHKYKPRFIALHFQEVGGKDYTSNMDHAENFFRTIETSPGMADFDRACVYIDNVFKSDSFTALGSMYYIHKSLKNIQQYDFNVKEFKAVSGCNKYVGSLEGVTTVEKEKFPKNFWPDFKWSRKGYMRTRWIIHNQPLDLVNIHLFHDASNLIACDSSPSVYSTNRKTALKYVISRISDSSYSPVPFFLFGDFNFRLDTLSLVQNLSTSADLQTVKMVKNKDSSNEVEKIIFKEKDNDHKVLLHIETKLFAYLHQAVFRENNGKELLKYDKEIYEFHEIITEEDIQFPPSYPYSEDNTKPTQYMNTRCPAWCDRILMSHGVKDIIHRPENGERNVVYNTLGSNVCMGDHKPVFLRFTLKTIAH; encoded by the exons GTGGGTGAGATTGAAGGAGACTGGCTTCGAGAGTTCTCG acggTGCACAAGTACAAGCCACGCTTCATTGCCCTGCACTTTCAAGAAGTTGGTGGAAAGGACTATACGAGTAACATGGACCACGCTGAGAACTTTTTCCG GACCATAGAGACCAGCCCTGGGATGGCAGATTTTGACAGAGCATGTGTCTATATAGACAATGTTTTTAAGTCAGACAGTTTCACG gCTCTGGGAAGCATGTATTACATCCACAAATCACTGAAAAATATCCAACAATATGACTTCAATG TGAAGGAGTTTAAAGCTGTCTCGGGCTGCAACAAGTACGTGGGCTCACTGGAAGGAGTGACGACGgtggaaaaagaaaaattccCAAAGAACTTCTGGCCTGAT TTCAAGTGGTCCAGAAAAGGCTATATGAGAACACGGTGGATCATTCACAATCA gCCTTTGGATCTTGTGAACATTCACCTGTTTCACGACGCTTCCAACCTCATAGCCTGCGACTCCAGTCCGTCTGTGTATTCGACAAACCGCAAGACAGCTCTCAAATACGTCATCAGCAG GATATCAGATAGCAGCTACAGTCCTGTCCCCTTCTTCCTGTTTGGTGACTTCAATTTCCGTCTTGACACGCTCAGTTTAGTACAG AATCTCTCAACGTCTGCTGATCTCCAGACAGTAAAGATGgtaaaaaacaaagacagtAGCAACGAGGtggaaaaaatcattttcaaggAAAAAGACAACGACCACAAG GTCCTCCTTCACATAGAGACCAAGTTATTTGCTTACTTGCACCAGGCTGTGTTCAgggaaaacaatggaaaagaG CTCCTGAAGTATGATAAGGAGATCTATGAATTTCATGAAATCATCACAGAGGAGGATATACAGTTTCCTCCTAG cTACCCGTACAGTGAAGACAACACTAAACCTACACAATACATGAACACACGGTGCCCGGCATGGTGTGACCGCATCCTGATGTCACACGGTGTGAAAGACATCATCCATCGG CCTGAAAATGGTGagagaaatgttgtttataacACACTGGGTTCCAATGTCTGTATGGGGGACCACAAG CCTGTTTTTCTCCGTTTTACACTGAAGACGATTGCACATTGA